The following proteins come from a genomic window of Gynuella sunshinyii YC6258:
- a CDS encoding sugar ABC transporter ATP-binding protein, whose translation MTQNLDQQLLQIEDISKGFAGVQALNNVSLSVSAGEVHALLGENGAGKSTLIKVLTGVYRRDKGRILLNQQEIMARDAGHAQQLGISTVYQEVNLIPTLTVTENLTLLHQNKKFGLISWNSAEQTARKMLQRVGLDIDPSRQLDSYSVAVQQLIAIARAIGTEARLLILDEPTASLDSREIERLFDLMRQLKSQGMGIIFVTHFLDQVYEITDRISVLRNGEHVGTYVTSELPREQLISAMIGKTFSAESSRRSALNNSNGDAPSLLEISELGKQRHLSPVSLSIASGEIVGLAGLLGSGRTELCDLVFGARHADQGGIQIRGTKRDISNPRQAIRNKIGYCPEDRKHDGIVAELSVRENMILALQANRGWWSSIPMAEQKQLVEKMIARLAIKTPDMNKPIGELSGGNQQKVILARWLITHPEILILDEPTRGIDVGAHHEIIEIMKELCDQGMGLMVASSELEELVAFANRVVVLRDRKKVAELAGEEISQKAIVNAIAQ comes from the coding sequence ATGACTCAAAATCTCGATCAGCAACTGTTGCAGATTGAAGACATTTCCAAAGGATTTGCCGGTGTACAGGCTCTGAATAATGTTTCATTGAGTGTATCCGCCGGAGAAGTCCACGCACTGTTGGGTGAAAACGGTGCTGGTAAATCAACCCTGATCAAAGTATTAACCGGTGTTTATCGACGTGATAAAGGTCGGATTTTGTTGAATCAACAAGAGATCATGGCTCGCGATGCCGGTCATGCGCAGCAATTGGGTATCAGTACGGTGTATCAGGAAGTTAACCTGATTCCTACTTTGACGGTCACTGAAAATCTGACCCTGCTGCATCAAAACAAAAAATTCGGTCTGATCAGTTGGAACAGCGCCGAACAGACTGCCCGCAAAATGCTGCAACGGGTCGGTCTCGATATTGATCCATCCCGACAATTGGATTCCTATTCTGTCGCTGTGCAGCAACTGATTGCCATTGCCCGGGCTATCGGTACCGAAGCCAGGCTGCTGATTCTCGATGAGCCAACTGCAAGCCTTGACTCACGTGAAATTGAGCGGCTGTTCGATCTGATGCGTCAGTTGAAAAGCCAGGGTATGGGTATCATTTTTGTCACGCACTTCCTGGATCAGGTCTACGAAATTACCGACCGAATCAGTGTTCTGCGCAACGGTGAACATGTCGGCACTTATGTCACGTCTGAGTTACCCAGAGAACAATTGATCAGTGCCATGATCGGCAAAACATTCAGTGCTGAAAGTAGTCGTCGCTCTGCGTTGAATAACAGCAATGGTGATGCTCCATCACTACTGGAAATTTCTGAACTGGGAAAACAGCGTCATCTCAGTCCGGTGTCATTATCGATTGCCAGTGGAGAGATTGTCGGACTCGCCGGGTTGTTGGGGTCGGGTCGTACCGAGTTGTGCGATTTGGTGTTTGGCGCCCGTCACGCTGATCAGGGTGGTATTCAGATTCGCGGGACGAAGCGTGATATCAGTAATCCGCGTCAGGCCATCCGCAATAAAATCGGTTACTGTCCCGAAGACCGTAAACACGATGGTATCGTGGCCGAACTCAGTGTCCGGGAAAATATGATTCTGGCGTTACAGGCCAACCGGGGCTGGTGGTCATCCATTCCAATGGCGGAACAAAAACAACTGGTCGAGAAAATGATTGCCCGTCTGGCGATCAAAACGCCGGACATGAACAAGCCCATCGGTGAACTGAGTGGTGGCAACCAGCAGAAGGTGATTCTGGCCCGCTGGCTGATCACCCATCCGGAGATATTGATTCTGGACGAGCCTACCCGTGGTATCGATGTCGGAGCGCACCATGAAATCATCGAAATCATGAAAGAGCTTTGTGATCAGGGTATGGGCCTGATGGTCGCCTCTTCAGAACTGGAAGAGCTGGTGGCATTTGCCAATCGTGTGGTGGTTTTACGTGACCGTAAAAAAGTTGCTGAGTTGGCCGGTGAAGAGATCAGTCAGAAGGCAATTGTTAACGCCATTGCCCAATAA
- a CDS encoding ABC transporter substrate-binding protein, translated as MKCSSSHKRSLRKHLLAAVAGITLPLLSVSALALTIGFSQIGSESGWRTSETESIKAEAQRRGIDLKFSDAQQKQENQIKALRSFIAQGVDGILLAPVVETGWDQVLKEANRAKIPVVLIDRGVDSDPSLYLTKVASDFKEEGALAASWLAARTNGKCDIAELQGTVGSSAAIDRKSGFDSVISNFPNMKIIRSQSGDFTRAGGKEVMESFLKAENGGKNICAVFAHNDDMALGAILAIKEAGLKPSKDIIIVSIDAVPDIFKAMADGETNATIELNPHLGGPAFDAINASKKGESVDKWIKANGPLYLPDTAAEEYQKRK; from the coding sequence ATGAAGTGCTCTAGTTCTCACAAGCGTTCATTGAGAAAACATCTATTGGCAGCAGTGGCGGGCATTACCCTTCCATTATTGTCTGTGTCCGCTCTGGCATTGACGATCGGTTTCTCTCAGATTGGTTCTGAGAGCGGCTGGCGTACATCTGAAACAGAATCCATCAAAGCTGAGGCCCAGCGTCGTGGTATTGATTTGAAATTCTCTGATGCTCAGCAAAAGCAGGAGAATCAGATTAAGGCTTTGCGTTCCTTTATCGCTCAGGGGGTAGACGGCATCCTCCTGGCACCGGTGGTTGAAACCGGTTGGGACCAGGTATTGAAAGAAGCCAATCGGGCGAAAATTCCGGTTGTGCTGATTGACCGTGGTGTCGACAGCGACCCCAGTCTGTATCTGACCAAAGTGGCTTCCGATTTTAAAGAAGAAGGTGCTCTGGCGGCGTCCTGGCTGGCGGCGAGAACCAATGGTAAGTGTGATATCGCTGAATTACAGGGAACGGTCGGTTCTTCTGCTGCGATTGACCGCAAAAGTGGTTTCGACAGCGTGATCAGTAATTTCCCCAACATGAAAATCATTCGTTCACAGTCTGGTGACTTTACCCGTGCCGGTGGTAAAGAAGTTATGGAAAGCTTCCTGAAAGCTGAAAACGGTGGCAAGAACATTTGTGCCGTGTTTGCCCATAACGACGACATGGCTCTGGGTGCCATTCTGGCCATCAAAGAAGCTGGTCTGAAACCCAGCAAAGATATCATTATCGTGTCTATCGACGCGGTACCGGATATCTTCAAAGCCATGGCTGATGGCGAAACCAATGCCACCATCGAACTGAATCCTCACTTGGGTGGACCTGCATTTGATGCAATCAATGCCTCGAAAAAAGGTGAATCTGTCGACAAATGGATCAAAGCCAATGGTCCTTTGTACCTGCCGGATACCGCCGCTGAGGAATACCAGAAACGTAAGTAA
- a CDS encoding cysteine hydrolase family protein → MKDTALIIIDIQNDYFAQGKFPLADSDTVLTRIMQLANQAISASMPVILVQHIGSPGGPFFNPDNEGTEIHPQLKQMLADAPVITKQHADAFWQTDLSSTLEELQIQNLVICGMMTQNCVTHTAISTAADKYQVAVVADCCTTVSTLLHQIALAALKPRIELLESHDIFAG, encoded by the coding sequence ATGAAAGACACAGCACTGATCATCATTGATATTCAGAATGACTATTTTGCACAGGGAAAATTCCCTCTGGCGGACAGTGACACCGTCTTAACCCGAATCATGCAACTGGCCAATCAGGCCATATCCGCCTCAATGCCGGTAATTCTGGTTCAACATATCGGCAGCCCAGGCGGTCCATTTTTTAATCCCGACAACGAAGGGACCGAAATACATCCACAGTTGAAACAGATGCTGGCGGACGCACCAGTGATCACCAAGCAACATGCCGATGCATTCTGGCAAACAGACCTATCCTCCACTCTTGAAGAACTGCAGATTCAAAACCTGGTGATCTGTGGCATGATGACCCAGAACTGTGTCACTCATACTGCCATTTCAACGGCAGCGGATAAGTATCAGGTGGCTGTCGTTGCGGATTGCTGTACCACAGTCAGTACATTGTTACATCAGATTGCCCTCGCAGCACTTAAACCTCGAATTGAGCTGCTGGAATCACATGACATTTTTGCCGGATAG
- a CDS encoding SDR family oxidoreductase yields the protein MAKKIFLTGASSGIGRHLAGELAAAGHDLAICARREPLLAELCTTLQQRYPQRRIVSFVLDVTHYGQVAEVMKQAQLELGGLDTVIVNAGIDKAGKIGSGNFNNDRQVVETNVLGAMATIDAAAALFRPINRGHIVVMASVAAFCGLPGMASYAASKAAIASYAQSARFELHKNGIKVTTLYPGFIDTAINQNIASRPFLVTVEQGSRKIAQLIEREVDESAVPAFPWKVVGWLLRNLPNWLLARVLKAQH from the coding sequence TTGGCCAAAAAAATCTTCCTCACCGGTGCCAGTTCAGGTATCGGCCGGCATCTCGCAGGTGAGCTTGCGGCTGCCGGTCATGACCTTGCCATCTGTGCTCGCCGGGAACCGTTACTGGCGGAACTATGTACCACACTGCAACAGCGCTATCCGCAACGCCGCATAGTGTCTTTTGTTCTTGATGTAACCCACTACGGGCAAGTGGCAGAAGTCATGAAACAGGCTCAGCTCGAACTTGGCGGCCTGGATACCGTCATTGTCAATGCAGGTATAGACAAAGCCGGAAAAATCGGTAGCGGTAATTTTAATAACGACCGACAGGTCGTTGAAACCAATGTTTTGGGAGCAATGGCAACGATTGATGCCGCTGCTGCGTTGTTCCGACCCATAAACCGGGGCCACATAGTAGTCATGGCATCAGTTGCGGCGTTTTGTGGATTGCCCGGCATGGCTTCTTATGCCGCATCCAAGGCCGCTATCGCCAGCTACGCCCAGAGTGCCCGGTTCGAATTACATAAAAACGGCATAAAAGTGACCACGTTATATCCAGGATTTATTGATACCGCAATCAACCAAAACATTGCCAGCCGTCCGTTTCTGGTCACTGTTGAACAAGGCAGTCGAAAGATTGCTCAATTGATCGAGCGAGAGGTTGACGAATCGGCTGTCCCGGCGTTTCCCTGGAAAGTTGTCGGCTGGCTACTGCGTAATCTGCCAAACTGGCTGCTGGCCAGAGTTCTCAAGGCACAGCACTGA
- a CDS encoding amidohydrolase family protein yields the protein MIIDCHGHYTTTPPGVGEYREQQKSAVAKDPTFMGEKGTINVTDDEIRESIEKNQLRLQQERGTDLTIFSPRASWMGHHIGNEYTSQYWTEHQNDLIRRVCDLFPSNFAPVAQLPQSPGVAPEKSVPELVRCVEQMGFIGCNLNPDPSGGFWKDASLADRSFYPLYEKMCELDVPAMIHVSAACNDCFHTTGSHYLGADTTGFQQLVMSDVFKDFPTLKVIIPHGGGAVPYHWGRFRGLMQDQGYAPLEESALKNIYFDTCVYHQRGIDLLLDIVPTENILFASEMIGAVRGIDPETGHYFDDTKRYIDNNTRLSSEQKEMIFSGNALRVFSRLKLAE from the coding sequence ATGATTATTGATTGTCATGGTCATTACACCACGACACCGCCAGGAGTAGGCGAGTATCGTGAGCAACAGAAAAGCGCTGTTGCGAAAGATCCGACCTTTATGGGCGAAAAAGGTACGATTAATGTTACCGATGATGAGATTCGCGAGAGTATTGAAAAAAACCAGTTGCGGTTGCAGCAGGAGCGCGGTACGGATCTGACAATATTCTCTCCACGTGCCAGTTGGATGGGACATCACATTGGTAATGAATACACCAGTCAATATTGGACTGAACATCAGAATGATCTGATTCGTCGGGTTTGTGATCTGTTTCCAAGCAACTTTGCTCCGGTTGCGCAGTTGCCTCAGTCTCCAGGCGTTGCCCCTGAAAAGTCGGTACCAGAGCTGGTGCGTTGTGTGGAACAGATGGGGTTTATTGGCTGTAATCTGAATCCTGATCCGTCCGGAGGTTTCTGGAAAGATGCGTCACTGGCTGACCGGTCTTTTTATCCCCTATACGAAAAAATGTGTGAGCTCGATGTGCCGGCCATGATTCACGTAAGCGCGGCCTGCAATGATTGTTTTCATACAACCGGCTCCCATTATCTGGGTGCAGATACGACCGGTTTTCAACAACTGGTGATGTCTGATGTGTTTAAGGACTTTCCGACATTGAAGGTCATCATCCCTCATGGTGGTGGCGCAGTTCCTTATCACTGGGGGCGATTCCGTGGTCTGATGCAGGATCAGGGATATGCACCGCTAGAAGAGTCCGCGTTGAAAAACATTTATTTTGATACCTGTGTGTATCATCAGCGGGGTATTGATCTGTTGCTGGATATTGTGCCAACAGAAAATATTCTGTTTGCATCGGAAATGATCGGAGCCGTGCGTGGTATCGATCCTGAAACCGGACATTACTTTGACGATACCAAACGTTATATTGATAACAATACCCGGTTATCCAGCGAACAAAAGGAAATGATTTTTTCTGGTAATGCGTTACGGGTGTTTAGTCGCCTCAAACTGGCTGAGTAG
- a CDS encoding chloramphenicol acetyltransferase: MQYIDLEQWPRYQHFKLFKDFDFPHFNLSANVDITRYLAMVKKQNYSFTLAMVHLLTHAANLRTDFRLRIEGEKVVEYDAVHPSITMQTGGDLFSYCRLEYSDQLNRFIADSNTRVDTVKANPTVTFSSRLDLLYITSIPWVSFTSLKHPAHRNPQDSIPRLAFGKYFRTGDQVMMPLSVQVHHGLMDGIHVGQYYQTVQELLDQDG; the protein is encoded by the coding sequence GTGCAATACATCGATTTAGAACAATGGCCCCGTTATCAGCATTTCAAGTTATTCAAAGACTTCGATTTTCCTCATTTCAACTTGAGCGCCAATGTGGATATCACCCGCTATCTCGCTATGGTTAAAAAACAGAACTATTCCTTTACTTTGGCGATGGTGCATCTGTTAACTCATGCCGCCAATCTGCGTACTGATTTCCGACTGCGAATCGAGGGGGAAAAGGTGGTTGAATATGATGCCGTACATCCATCGATTACCATGCAAACCGGTGGTGATCTGTTCAGTTACTGTCGGCTGGAATATTCTGATCAGCTTAACCGCTTTATAGCGGATAGTAATACCAGAGTGGATACGGTTAAGGCCAATCCGACAGTGACATTCTCATCCAGACTGGATCTGCTGTATATCACATCGATACCCTGGGTATCGTTTACCAGCCTGAAACACCCGGCTCATCGTAACCCTCAAGACTCTATCCCAAGGCTGGCATTTGGGAAATATTTTCGTACCGGCGATCAGGTGATGATGCCATTGAGTGTGCAGGTGCATCATGGGTTGATGGATGGTATTCATGTTGGCCAGTATTATCAGACTGTTCAGGAGTTGTTGGATCAGGATGGCTAA
- a CDS encoding alkaline phosphatase family protein — translation MSSKLQQINHVVVLMLENRSFDNMLGWLYDPDNPEPFRHPPREQNFAGVSGLSLSNPLPDAFARSGAKVVPYSKTTRMSSPNPDPGEEYYHVNTQLYGQCIPTANRRFPFNRPPYNLPEPLPAEAPMSGFLLDYIYQLQSHPDMANRSLFHPLIKRAMARCRVPAIGGRRPDASLYEQIMTGFAPESVPVLATLAREFAVCDHWFSSVPSQTFGNRSFAHCGTSRGFVNNSPVHKWLLHSAPSIFNRMHEHGRSFGIFYDPEDVVSFTELLQPSIWSLNRHVHDMNTFFDLAYTGQLPDYSFIEPRLMIDNNDQHPPAGIPPYLDPVDVSSVLAGEQLIANVYHALRHCPEWERTLLIITYDEHGGNFDHLPPPSAMAPEKSAPAGEQGFCFDRLGVRVPAVIVSPWIRAGTICQTVFDHTSIIRTLCQRWDLPALTERDKHANSLDELLTLHTPRRDYVQVQPRPYHRQATSKDQPLNPFQRVLLMLSVSMVSYSRFKRGHNRFAKIKSICAWLHNEWTLMKIKTQGQAVDYLNTQYPYIRQTQNELEPDEQATTKRGN, via the coding sequence ATGTCATCAAAGTTACAGCAGATCAATCATGTGGTGGTATTGATGCTGGAAAATCGTTCCTTTGATAACATGCTCGGCTGGTTATATGACCCAGACAATCCCGAGCCATTCAGACACCCTCCCAGAGAACAGAACTTCGCCGGTGTCAGTGGCCTGTCGCTCAGTAACCCTCTACCTGATGCATTCGCCCGGTCAGGCGCAAAGGTGGTGCCGTATAGTAAAACAACCAGAATGAGCAGTCCAAATCCAGATCCGGGCGAAGAGTATTATCACGTTAATACCCAACTCTACGGCCAATGTATTCCAACCGCCAATCGTCGCTTTCCATTTAACCGGCCACCTTACAATCTACCGGAACCTTTACCGGCAGAGGCACCCATGTCAGGTTTTTTACTGGACTATATCTATCAGTTACAAAGTCATCCTGACATGGCCAATCGCTCACTATTTCACCCACTTATCAAACGGGCAATGGCTCGTTGCCGAGTTCCAGCGATTGGCGGGCGACGACCAGATGCAAGCCTGTATGAGCAGATCATGACTGGGTTTGCACCCGAATCTGTACCAGTGCTTGCAACGCTGGCCAGGGAATTCGCAGTCTGCGACCACTGGTTCAGCTCGGTTCCCAGCCAGACTTTTGGCAACCGTTCATTTGCACACTGTGGAACCTCGCGCGGTTTTGTCAACAATTCTCCGGTTCATAAGTGGCTGCTGCATTCTGCTCCCAGTATTTTCAATCGCATGCACGAGCATGGCCGCAGTTTTGGCATTTTTTATGACCCCGAAGATGTCGTCAGCTTTACCGAGTTGCTGCAACCATCGATCTGGTCCCTTAACCGGCACGTCCATGATATGAACACTTTTTTTGATCTCGCCTATACAGGACAGCTGCCGGATTACAGCTTTATCGAACCTCGGCTGATGATCGATAATAATGATCAACACCCACCAGCCGGTATCCCTCCATATCTGGACCCGGTGGATGTATCCAGTGTACTGGCTGGTGAGCAGCTGATAGCTAATGTGTACCATGCCCTGCGACACTGCCCCGAATGGGAACGAACCTTATTGATCATTACTTATGATGAACACGGGGGTAATTTTGACCACTTGCCACCACCATCAGCAATGGCTCCGGAAAAATCTGCGCCTGCTGGTGAACAAGGTTTCTGTTTTGACCGTCTGGGAGTTCGGGTGCCCGCAGTCATAGTATCTCCATGGATTCGGGCAGGGACCATTTGTCAGACAGTTTTCGACCACACCAGTATTATTCGCACCCTATGCCAGCGATGGGATCTTCCTGCTTTGACCGAACGGGATAAACATGCCAACAGCCTGGATGAGTTATTGACACTACATACACCACGCCGGGACTATGTACAGGTACAACCAAGACCATATCACCGTCAGGCCACCAGCAAGGATCAGCCGCTCAACCCATTTCAGCGGGTTCTGTTGATGCTATCTGTGAGTATGGTTTCTTACAGTCGATTCAAAAGAGGGCACAACCGGTTTGCAAAAATAAAAAGTATTTGCGCATGGCTGCACAATGAATGGACGCTAATGAAGATTAAAACCCAGGGGCAGGCCGTAGATTACCTGAACACTCAATATCCTTATATTCGACAAACTCAGAATGAACTAGAGCCTGATGAGCAGGCAACAACAAAAAGGGGGAATTAA
- a CDS encoding M4 family metallopeptidase, whose product MKIKISSGVSLPLALAMAVSAQAAQYVPATQEMFSKGIAANSDASLEVVTTRTLANGRTVTRYQQSYQGVPVWGVTVTGSAQGGAVSVRGDVLSDISTDVTSVKPTIKSTAAINTAMTQAIVDRSTQGVTVGALSLSSLKSSAQNLSQSLYIYVDAQNKARLAYLVSWVEYTSEPTRPFFFVDAHTGEVLEQWDGLAHQDATGPGGNSKTGKYYYGTDFPAMEVNSGCEMSTSNVDTIDMKNRTSGGSIFSFDCPENTYQQVNGAYSPLNDAHFFGGVIFDMYRDWYNVAPLTQKLRMRVHYDRNYENAFWDGTQMTFGDGASQFYPLVSLDVAAHEVSHGFTEQNSNLRYSGQSGGINEAFSDMAGEAAEFYMKGTNDWMVGEQIFKSSGALRYMDNPTRDGDSIDNASDYYTGLDVHHSSGVFNKAFYLLATTSGWDTRKAFDVFVLANQTYWGSNSDFSDAACGVVSATGDLSYDVNAVYAAFSGVGVDTSSCGGTGGDGGSDDTVTPIENGVSVSLSGSASSVKYYSIEVPAGASNLQIVMAGGTGDADMYTRKGSLPTTTSYDCRPYESGNNESCSVPSPSAATYYIMIRGYSSYSGATLTASYSTGGGDGGSDGNSGTETGLSAASGDWLYFPIEIPSGVASFDVTTSGGTGDGDLYIRKGSNPTRLSYDCRSAGSSNAESCSISNPAADTWYIGIRAYSAFSGVTLNWSYQ is encoded by the coding sequence GTGAAGATTAAAATTTCTAGTGGGGTAAGTTTGCCGTTGGCTTTGGCCATGGCTGTTTCCGCTCAGGCTGCTCAATATGTTCCTGCGACGCAGGAAATGTTCTCGAAGGGAATTGCAGCAAATAGCGATGCATCTTTGGAAGTTGTAACGACTCGTACTCTGGCAAACGGAAGAACGGTTACGCGTTATCAGCAGTCATACCAGGGGGTTCCCGTTTGGGGAGTGACTGTAACAGGTTCAGCTCAAGGGGGCGCTGTCAGTGTTCGTGGTGATGTATTGTCTGACATTTCCACTGATGTAACCTCAGTTAAGCCAACTATTAAGAGCACCGCTGCAATTAACACTGCGATGACGCAGGCAATTGTCGATCGCTCTACTCAAGGCGTCACAGTTGGTGCCTTAAGTTTATCTTCTCTGAAATCATCTGCTCAAAATCTGAGTCAGTCTTTGTATATCTATGTTGACGCTCAAAACAAAGCTCGCCTGGCTTACCTGGTGTCCTGGGTGGAATACACTTCTGAGCCGACTCGTCCGTTTTTCTTTGTCGATGCACATACTGGTGAGGTTCTGGAACAGTGGGATGGTCTGGCTCATCAGGATGCTACCGGCCCTGGCGGTAACTCCAAAACCGGAAAGTATTATTACGGCACTGATTTTCCTGCAATGGAAGTTAATAGCGGGTGTGAGATGAGTACCAGTAATGTCGATACAATCGATATGAAAAACCGTACTTCCGGTGGTTCTATCTTCTCGTTTGATTGTCCTGAAAATACTTACCAGCAAGTCAATGGTGCATACTCTCCATTGAATGATGCGCACTTTTTCGGAGGTGTGATTTTCGATATGTATCGTGATTGGTACAACGTTGCACCGTTAACTCAGAAGCTGCGGATGCGGGTGCACTATGATCGTAATTATGAAAATGCATTCTGGGATGGTACCCAGATGACGTTTGGCGACGGTGCCAGTCAATTTTATCCATTGGTCAGTCTTGATGTTGCAGCTCACGAGGTCAGTCATGGTTTTACTGAACAGAACTCAAATCTGCGATACAGTGGTCAGTCTGGTGGTATCAATGAAGCATTCTCTGACATGGCGGGAGAAGCTGCTGAGTTTTATATGAAAGGTACCAATGATTGGATGGTCGGTGAGCAGATATTTAAATCCAGTGGTGCGTTGAGATATATGGATAATCCAACCAGAGATGGTGACTCTATCGACAATGCTTCTGACTATTACACTGGTCTGGATGTACACCATAGCTCAGGCGTTTTCAATAAAGCATTTTACCTGCTTGCCACTACCAGCGGTTGGGATACGCGTAAAGCGTTTGATGTCTTTGTACTGGCGAACCAGACTTACTGGGGTTCAAACAGTGATTTCAGTGATGCAGCCTGTGGTGTCGTAAGTGCAACCGGAGATCTGTCTTACGATGTAAACGCGGTATATGCTGCATTTAGCGGTGTTGGTGTTGATACCTCTTCCTGTGGTGGCACAGGTGGTGATGGTGGTAGTGATGATACGGTCACTCCAATTGAAAACGGCGTATCTGTATCATTGTCTGGTAGCGCCAGCAGCGTTAAGTATTATTCAATCGAGGTTCCTGCTGGAGCGAGCAATCTGCAGATTGTGATGGCAGGAGGAACGGGTGATGCTGATATGTATACCCGTAAAGGTAGCCTGCCAACCACCACCAGTTATGATTGCCGCCCATATGAATCTGGTAACAATGAAAGCTGTTCAGTGCCTTCACCCAGTGCAGCCACTTATTACATTATGATTCGTGGCTACTCAAGCTATTCTGGCGCGACTTTGACCGCCAGCTACTCCACTGGAGGCGGTGATGGCGGTAGTGACGGAAATTCAGGAACCGAAACCGGATTGAGTGCGGCGTCTGGCGATTGGTTATATTTCCCTATTGAGATTCCTTCCGGAGTGGCATCTTTCGATGTGACTACCAGCGGTGGTACGGGTGATGGGGATCTGTATATTCGTAAAGGTTCAAATCCAACCAGATTGAGCTATGACTGTCGTTCCGCAGGTAGCAGTAATGCCGAAAGCTGTTCCATCAGTAATCCTGCAGCAGATACCTGGTATATTGGTATCAGAGCTTATAGTGCATTCTCGGGTGTTACTCTGAACTGGTCCTATCAATAA
- a CDS encoding iron-containing alcohol dehydrogenase, which produces MSTMRFSVPREIIYGENAINRLAELRGKRTAIVTGGNSMRRFGFLDRIQKLLTVAGMESIIIDGVEPNPSVATVHRGAKSMIAFEPDWIVAIGGGSALDAAKVMWCFYEHPQIRFEDIIAVGSMPPLRNKARFVAIPSTSGSASEITAFSVITDTEKHIKYPIVATDIVPDIAILDPEIPEYMPAHVTANTGMDVMTHALEAYASIAATSFTDPYAVEAIQLVFANIETAYKEPHNKAARFNMHNASALAGMAFTNASLGLVHSLAHKIGGEFGVTHGLANAILLPYVVRFNRQFTQKYEQLERLLDIDDIAQEVSMLNAKLNIPDCFKECSEVEFDESVFRDVLKYMSENAHADPCTLTNPGKPSVDDVKAIYQAAFYGQK; this is translated from the coding sequence ATGAGCACTATGCGATTCTCTGTTCCAAGAGAAATTATTTATGGTGAAAATGCCATAAACAGACTTGCCGAACTACGGGGAAAACGAACCGCAATTGTTACAGGAGGTAACTCAATGCGACGCTTTGGTTTTCTCGATCGGATCCAAAAGCTATTAACAGTAGCGGGAATGGAGTCCATTATTATCGACGGCGTCGAACCTAATCCCTCCGTAGCCACTGTTCATCGTGGAGCAAAATCAATGATCGCATTCGAACCCGATTGGATCGTTGCGATCGGCGGAGGTTCTGCGCTTGATGCTGCGAAAGTCATGTGGTGCTTCTACGAACACCCGCAGATCAGGTTTGAAGACATCATTGCCGTGGGCTCCATGCCTCCTTTAAGGAACAAAGCACGTTTTGTCGCTATTCCATCCACCAGTGGTTCAGCATCTGAAATCACGGCTTTTTCTGTCATTACAGATACCGAAAAACACATCAAATATCCCATCGTTGCAACCGATATCGTGCCAGATATTGCCATACTCGATCCGGAAATTCCTGAATACATGCCCGCTCATGTTACTGCTAACACAGGTATGGATGTCATGACTCATGCACTGGAAGCATATGCTTCTATCGCCGCAACATCGTTTACCGATCCATATGCTGTGGAAGCCATACAACTGGTTTTTGCCAATATTGAAACTGCTTATAAAGAACCACATAACAAAGCTGCCCGGTTTAATATGCACAATGCTTCTGCATTGGCAGGCATGGCTTTTACTAATGCGTCACTTGGGCTGGTTCACTCTCTGGCTCACAAAATAGGCGGCGAGTTTGGAGTTACTCATGGTCTGGCAAATGCAATTCTATTGCCATATGTAGTTCGCTTTAACCGGCAGTTCACCCAAAAGTATGAGCAACTGGAACGACTGCTGGATATTGATGATATCGCCCAGGAAGTTAGCATGCTGAATGCGAAATTAAATATTCCGGATTGTTTTAAAGAATGTTCGGAAGTCGAATTTGACGAATCTGTATTTCGAGATGTCTTAAAATATATGAGTGAAAATGCTCACGCAGACCCGTGTACCCTGACCAATCCAGGGAAACCAAGCGTGGATGATGTTAAAGCTATATATCAGGCAGCTTTTTACGGTCAGAAATAG